One window from the genome of Emys orbicularis isolate rEmyOrb1 chromosome 10, rEmyOrb1.hap1, whole genome shotgun sequence encodes:
- the NTHL1 gene encoding endonuclease III-like protein 1 isoform X2: MTQETSLLQRSPGLAGSRAHSTASVPSKSSRKGKKVTVLYDSLEGGIAEKEETDSKRLKWEPGNWRQQLDNIREMRRNKDAPVDQMGAEKCFDSSAPPEVMRYQVLLSLMLSSQTKDQVTSAAMLRLREHGLTVDNVLQTDDVTLGQLIYPVGFWKNKVKYIKQTTAILKQQYGSDIPSTVRELVNLPGVGPKMAHLVMNIAWNNVTGIGVDTHVHRISNRLKWVKKETKTPEETRVALEDWLPRDLWSEINWLLVGFGQQICLPVNPRCKECLNRHICPAAKKC; encoded by the exons ATGACCCAGGAGACAAGCTTGCTCCAGCGTAGCCCTGGACTGGCAG GAAGTCGGGCCCACAGCACGGCATCCGTCCCATcaaagagcagcaggaaggggaaaaaagtcacCGTTCTGTATGACTCTTTGGAAGGAGGCATTGCTGAGAAGGAGGAGACTGACTCCAAGAGACTGAAATGGGAGCCAGGGAACTGGAGGCAGCAGCTGGATAATATCCGGGAAATGAGGCGGAATAAGGATGCTCCTGTGGATCAGATGGGGGCTGAGAAGTGTTTTGACAGCAGCGCGCCTCCAGAG GTGATGCGCTATCAGGTTCTGCTGTCGCTGATGCTGTCCAGCCAGaccaaagatcaggtgacctcggCAGCCATGTTGCGCCTGCGGGAGCATGGCCTCACGGTGGACAATGTTCTGCAGACGGACGACGTGACTCTGGGGCAGCTCATTTACCCGGTGGGATTCTGGAAG AACAAGGTGAAGTACATAAAACAGACGACCGCAATCCTGAAGCAGCAATACGGAAGTGACATCCCCAGTACCGTTAGGGAGCTGGTGAACTTGCCGGGAGTTGGGCCCAAGATGGCCCACTTGGTCATGAACATTGCCTGGAACAACGTGACTGGGATCG gTGTGGACACCCATGTGCACAGGATTTCTAACAGATTGAAATGGGTGAAGAAGGAAACTAAAACCCCCGAGGAGACCAGAGTGGCGCTCGAGGACTGGCTGCCCAG GGATCTCTGGAGTGAGATAAACTGGCTCCTCGTGGGCTTCGGCCAGCAGATCTGCCTGCCTGTGAACCCTCGCTGCAAAGAGTGCCtcaacagacacatctgcccgGCTGCTAAGAAATGCTGA
- the NHERF2 gene encoding Na(+)/H(+) exchange regulatory cofactor NHE-RF2 isoform X3 codes for MDVNGPTQELRPRLCHLMKGPSGYGFNLHSEKSRPGQFIRSVDPDSPASKAGLRPQDKLVEVNGINVEGMKHSEVVSNIKAKENEAKLLVVDPETDEYFKKLGIIPTEEHIKGGVPQPITNGSAQTQLNGGSMSSSHSDLQSPEKESEEGESEKKDPFEESGLNLSPTAAEAKEKARAKRVNKRAPQMDWNKKREIFSNF; via the exons GATGTCAATGGACCAACACAGGAGCTGCGTCCGCGTCTCTGTCACCTTATGAAAGGCCCCAGTGGCTACGGGTTCAACCTCCACAGTGAAAAGTCCAGACCTGGGCAGTTCATCCGTTCGGTAGATCCCGATTCACCAGCCTCTAAAGCGGGCCTCCGACCCCAGGACAAGCTTGTCGAG GTGAACGGGATAAATGTGGAAGGCATGAAACACTCCGAGGTTGTGTCAAACATCAAGGCCAAGGAGAACGAAGCCAAGCTCCTAGTGGTGGATCCCGAAACGGATGAATACTTCAAGAAACTGGGGATAATCCCCACGGAGGAGCACATCAAAG GTGGAGTGCCTCAGCCTATTACTAATGGGTCTGCACAAACCCAG CTGAATGGAGGATCCATGTCTTCATCCCATAGTGATCTTCAAAGTCCTGAGAAGGAATCAGag GAGGGAGAGTCTGAGAAGAAGGACCCATTTGAGGAAAGTGGCCTGAACCTGAGCCCGACTGCGGCAGAGGCCAAGGAGAAAGCGCGCGCCAAGCGGGTGAACAAGAGGGCTCCGCAGATGGACTGGAACAAGAAACGGGAGATTTTCAGCAACTTCTAA
- the NTHL1 gene encoding endonuclease III-like protein 1 isoform X1 encodes MCAAAPRPLRAGGCGGRMVTRQLSRAAGEAAAAAAAGSRAHSTASVPSKSSRKGKKVTVLYDSLEGGIAEKEETDSKRLKWEPGNWRQQLDNIREMRRNKDAPVDQMGAEKCFDSSAPPEVMRYQVLLSLMLSSQTKDQVTSAAMLRLREHGLTVDNVLQTDDVTLGQLIYPVGFWKNKVKYIKQTTAILKQQYGSDIPSTVRELVNLPGVGPKMAHLVMNIAWNNVTGIGVDTHVHRISNRLKWVKKETKTPEETRVALEDWLPRDLWSEINWLLVGFGQQICLPVNPRCKECLNRHICPAAKKC; translated from the exons ATGTGCGCGGCAGCCCCGCGTCCCCTGCGGGCTGGCGGCTGCGGCGGGAGGATGGTGACCAGGCAGCTAAGCAGGGCCgcgggggaggcggcggcggcagcagcagcag GAAGTCGGGCCCACAGCACGGCATCCGTCCCATcaaagagcagcaggaaggggaaaaaagtcacCGTTCTGTATGACTCTTTGGAAGGAGGCATTGCTGAGAAGGAGGAGACTGACTCCAAGAGACTGAAATGGGAGCCAGGGAACTGGAGGCAGCAGCTGGATAATATCCGGGAAATGAGGCGGAATAAGGATGCTCCTGTGGATCAGATGGGGGCTGAGAAGTGTTTTGACAGCAGCGCGCCTCCAGAG GTGATGCGCTATCAGGTTCTGCTGTCGCTGATGCTGTCCAGCCAGaccaaagatcaggtgacctcggCAGCCATGTTGCGCCTGCGGGAGCATGGCCTCACGGTGGACAATGTTCTGCAGACGGACGACGTGACTCTGGGGCAGCTCATTTACCCGGTGGGATTCTGGAAG AACAAGGTGAAGTACATAAAACAGACGACCGCAATCCTGAAGCAGCAATACGGAAGTGACATCCCCAGTACCGTTAGGGAGCTGGTGAACTTGCCGGGAGTTGGGCCCAAGATGGCCCACTTGGTCATGAACATTGCCTGGAACAACGTGACTGGGATCG gTGTGGACACCCATGTGCACAGGATTTCTAACAGATTGAAATGGGTGAAGAAGGAAACTAAAACCCCCGAGGAGACCAGAGTGGCGCTCGAGGACTGGCTGCCCAG GGATCTCTGGAGTGAGATAAACTGGCTCCTCGTGGGCTTCGGCCAGCAGATCTGCCTGCCTGTGAACCCTCGCTGCAAAGAGTGCCtcaacagacacatctgcccgGCTGCTAAGAAATGCTGA